The genomic stretch ACACACAGTAACTGATGATTTCGCCGGGAAAACGATGACGGGAGTACATGAGAAGAGGTGATCCGAGTTAAACCAGTCCGATTATTCTACGTCCCGGTTAACCTGACAATGCCCAATCGGCAGTATCCTAAAGTGCATCAATTATCTAGTGAGCTTTGGGGAACCGAAAAACTTTGGGTCACGATGGATCGGGCTAGCTTTATTCCACCCCGAACGATGTCACGATTTCCAGACCCTCGGCTACATTGGGATCTTGACCCCGCTAAAGAATCAGGGTTTGTGGGAGGAATGCTTTATCTAACAGATACTCCAGAAGAACGGGGAGCATTTCGCTGTGCGCCACAGATTTATCGTTCATTAGAAGATTGGCTGAATCAACAAAGTTCAAACTTTGACTATCAATCCGCAGATCTGTCAGAAATTCCATCGATTGCAATCCCCGGAAAAGCAGGTGACATGGTGATTTGGAAGCCACAACTTCCGCATTGTGCAGGTGTAAACCTGGATTGTACACCCAGAGCCACACAGTATATTAGCATGTACAAAGCGGGCAATGAAGACGATCGACAAAATGCAGTGTCTTGGTGGCAGCAAAAACGCGCTCCAGTCTGGTGGCGAGGTTTACCCACTCAACAAGACCCAGAGCCAGGAGAGCCTGCAACGCTGACTGCTTTAGGTCGCAAATTAGTAGGCTTAGATCCTTGGTAACATTATGCTCTCTCATTCCAAAGTTGCTCTAGAACATCATATTGCGCAATGGGTAACTCAAACCTATGCTTTCAAGAACAGCGTGAACTGTGAACTTCTCGATCGACCCACCCTTGAGAAACTCATTGTCCGTATTACTGTGGGAAAAGATTACTATTGGTTGCGCCTCTATTTAGGAAAACCAACTTCTATCGAGCAACTTGAAGAAGAAGCAAGCTTAGTTAACGAACTCTATGCACAAGGAATGCAGGTCGCTCCTCCACTCCGTCGCCAAGATGGTCAGTTTGCTGGTGTTTTAGAGATAACAGGCAATCAACTTCCCGGAGTTTTGTATGCGAATGCAATCGGTGTTCAGGAAACTCACTTAACCGTAACACAAGCTGAAGCTTTGGGAAGGCTTTTGGCTGAACTTCATAACCATGCTACGACTTTGAGAATTAAAAGCCGCCCAACGATCAACTATCATTTTCTAGCAGAAGAACCGCTCAATTATCTTGCGCCTTGGCTTGGGGAAAAAGCACGATCGCGGGTGCTGGCGATTGCTCAGGAAATGAGAACGATCATTTGGGGGAATGCCTCTGCGCTAGCAGTAGGATTTTGTCATGGTGATGTGCATTTAGAAAACATCAAGTTTCAAGGAACTGTTCCAACCTTGTTCGATTTTGAAAGTTGCGGCTTGAGTCTTTGTGTCTATGACCTTGCTTGCTACTGGCGGAATCGAATCTCAACTTCTTCAGATCAAGCATTGAGAAGCCAAGAATGGGCGGCAATCTTGCAGGGATATCACACTGTTCGTAGATTGAGTGCGCAGGAACTTGCTGCGATTCCCGCGCTCGCGACGCTGCGAGCAATTTGGGTGATGGCGCTACCTGCACAGCCAGGTGCAACTTGGGGGAATGATTGGTTGAATGACCCAGATTATATCCAGGCACATTTAGAGGGAGTAGAAGCACTTGCCAAGGTATTGTCAACTTAACCGATGTCAATCAAAATTAGGCACGATCATCCCTTGATCGCTAGTGTCGCTCAATTTTATGCAGCAGTGTTCAAGCAGGCGACTGCTCGCCAATCCTCAAATCGTTGGCGCAGTTGTTCTCGATATCGTTTTGCACTCAGTTGATGTTGCTTGGGATGAAAGTGTCCTCGAATCGGGTCAAACGTCGAGAGAAATGGTTGCGCCTGCCCTGGGGATTTGAATCGTCGCATTCGTCGTTCTCGCGTTCGAGTCGGTTGATGCGAGTTCTCCGCTCTGTTGTTCAACCCTTTGTGCTGTCGATGCTCCACGTTCTTCATTACCCGCTTCTTGGCTGCCTGATAACTTTTGAGCTTGTCTGTCACAATTACCCGTGGCACGAAGCCTTATTTCTTCAGTAGTTTGCGGAAAAACCGCTCTGCTGCCTTTGTGTCCCGATGCCGTTGGAGCAAAACATCCAGCACATTTCCCTCTGAATCGACTGCTCGCCACAAATAATACTGTTGCTTTTTAATCGTGACCACGATTTCATCGAGATGCCATTTGTCGGTGATGTACGGGCGTTTGCGTTTAATCTGGTTCGCGTATTGCTGTCCGAATTGCTGACACCATGCCCGAATCGTTTCGTAAGTGACTTCAATGCCGCGATACAGCATCATTTTCTCGATATCCCGGTAGCTCAAGGGAAAGGTGTAGTACAGCCAAACGCAATGACTAATAATTTCGCTGGGGAATCGATGTCGAGAATACATGAGCAGATTGAGATCGCGCGTTAGAGCAGTACGATCATTCTACAGTTTGTTTCACCTGACAATACCATACGAACAATCGTAATTCCCTTAGAGGACGTTTGAGAAGTAACAATTAATACTTTAACAGCAAACAGTTATGACGGAGAAATCGCGCTTTCAGCCTTTCTGGATAAGCATTGAAAAGCGATTTTGAGTATAATCCGCTACTTCTCAAACGTCCTCTTAGCTTGCAAGCTGAAATTTACCGCCCCGCTCTAATGCTCGTTGGTATGCGGGACGGGAATGGATGCGATCGCAAAACTCTCTCAATCTTGGATAACTAGCATTTAATCCTCCTCGTGCCACCGCAGCTTCAATCGGGAAGCTCATTTGAATATCAGCAGCAGTGAACTCATTGCCCACAAACCACGGACTTTTCTCCAGGTCTGCCTCTAAGTAATTGAGATGCTGTGTAATTTGAGGAATAATGAACGTCTCTTTAGTGCGCTTCGCGATCGCATGAGCAATTGGTTTAGCAAAAAACGGCATCGGTTGCTGCTCAATGCGATCGAAGACCAGCTTTAGTAACAGAGGAGGCATTGCCGAACCTTCGGCATAATGCAACCAATAGATGTAGCGTAATCGCTCTGGTGTACCAGGTGGAGGAGCTAGCCGTCCCTGTCCGTATTGCTCTATCAAGTACTCAATAATCGCTCCAGACTCTGCCACTATCAGCGTTCCATCGGTGATAACTGGGGATTTACCTAGTGGATGTACCTGACGTAAAGATGCGGGTGCTAGGAGCGTTTTGGGGTCGCGATCGTAGTACTTGATGTCGTATTCTAACTCTAGTTCCTCCAGTAACCATAAGATGCGTTGGGAGCGAGAATTATTTAAGTGATGAACAGTTATCATCTAAATCTATCCTTCTACCGTAATATGACAACTAGAAAGCTTATGCGAAGTGTTCAGGCTAGACGATGCCCTCCAATTATTCCTCTCCCCAATGCAGGAATTTAGGTTGCGTCGCAAGTGCGCCGAGCAAAGCTCGGCTTTGTCTATCAGGCGAAAGTCCTGATTCTGGAAGCCCTGGCAAGGCACCAGATACTATTACCTCAACTAAGCTGGAACCACAGCAGGCTGACCGAGCTTAAAGCGTGAGGGTTTGTCTCCGACTCGCTCAATGGTGCCTGCCCGAGTGGCGTGCATTAACGTTGCGCCCAATGTCTTTCTGGCTCTCGACATCTCCGCTTCATCAAATTTGCCGTACAGCTCAGCAATCAGGTCGTCGATCGTATGAATCTGTTCTGAATCTTGCTGCAAGATTTGGACGATCGCATCGATTGGCTTCTTACCTTTGAACTTGCGCTTGAGCTGAGTCGCATCAAAGGCTGATTGGTCTTTTGGTTCAGGCTTCACCTTCTTCGTCCCGGTTTTGCGCGTTGCCTTCGGCTCACGAGAACGGGCTCGCAGCGATTTTGTCGCTGTTTCAGTCGGTGGATGTTCCAATAACTCAGTCACTGCTTCAACAATCCCATCTGCGGGAACGACTTCGACGGGCGCTTCATTCAGGAGCGCGTTGAGCGTTTGAATCGCTCGATCCACTTCAGCCTTCACTGAAGATTCAATATCTGAGACAATCTTTGAGCGATCACTCATCAATCGCGACCGCTCTTGCTCTAGATGTTGTCTTGTTTGATCACTTAACATCAGATAGGACATAGTGGCTGTTTCCAAGGGTAGTAGATTGTTTTGATTGTAGTACCAGGATTGTCAAATAGATGATTGTTTCAGGAATTGAGCTAAGTTGAAAGCATACCCTGTAATCTGTACTTTACAATGTCTAATTCGCTGAACTACTCCGAAGATGCAGAAACGGTCCAAGCCGTGCAACAAAACTTACAGCAGCTTGCTCTGCAACTGGGGCAACCGCACGATGTGGATGCGGTTCAGAAGCTATACGAAACGGCCCGAGGACTGGTGAGCCACCTTTCTCCCGATGCGCTGACGCTGGCGCGAGTGGCTGGAGTGCTATTGGTGTATCAGCTGCCCGATACAGACCCAGGCGAAGTTCAATGGTTTAAATCCGAACTGCAGAATTGCTCAGATGTGGAATCGATCGAGGACTTGATTGATTCACTGTCCCGTCCTGATGCCTTGTGACGGTACAAAGCCTGGAAGCTGGATAGTGCTTCTGCCATCAGAATTGGCTCTCTAGATGCGAGATACCGCTGTATTCACTCGATCTGCTGGGATTAAAGGCTTGATGCTGTTGCATCTCCAGTAGTGCTGGTATCAGCGATCTCCAGGCTGTTGTAGAGGCGTGTTCTCATTTGGTATTCCCTGAATTCAGTGTTTTCAAGGTTCAGGCTGCTGGCCGTTTCAGGGGAATTGTAATTTAGCAATAGGCCGAACAGTTTTTCACAGAAACACTATTTTTCCGACAGGGTGCAAATATTAGATTAACTGCACGAGACGGATGGCAATGAAAGAAATTGTACAAATTCAGAACAATGTCGATCGCTCTCTGCTCCAGAGTCTCTACGTCTTTCTAGGACATCGGGATGCAGTTGGTGAACTGAAGCAACAGATTAAGGCCAAACTCTAATTGATCGACAGAAAGCGCGAATATGGAGCGCGGTGCACGCATCAATTGATCGTTCAGCTTAGAAATCAACCCAGAGATCGCTTGATTTTTCAAGTTTGCTATGAATCTACCAATTTGATCTGCTCGACTTGCAACCCGTCGAAGTCGAGATGGAGTGATACGATCGTTTCGAGATGGAGCGATACGATCGTCGAACCCACAGTCCCACTCATTCCACAAACAGTTACTCCGATGGATTCTCTCTGTGAAGTCTTTCTCGAACAGGATTGGGACGATGCCCAACAGGCGCGGCAAAAGCGTGACCTGCGCGTTGTAGAACTCGAAGGTCAAGGATGGCAATGCACAGTAGGATTGTTTTACAACGCCTTGACGGGGAACCGGATTTATTTAGTGGAGGCGACTTCACCACCTCCACGTTCGTCAGAACCAATGCACCACCCGTCGAGGCATCGTTCTCAGCCGAGGCATCCTCAACGTGTAACGCCGACAAAACCCGGTTCCGCTTCGTCCGAAAATCGCTAGGGCGACTCGCAAACATTGACACACCTCCACAAATAGAATTCGTGTGAGTGTGTCAAAGAGTAAGCCTAATTTGGTGTGTGAAACTGTAAATGATTTGAGGAGAATTTTTTAGAGAAGTTTGGTATTTCCGAATTCCCAGTCTTTAAGCGTCTACACGGAATCATCGCTCCACCCACAATGCTCACAATCCCAGTGAACCCGCGCGGGATGAGTTTGCAGCATCGATTGCTCACACTTCGGACATCTGCCCGTGAACATCGGGTGAGAATCCAACAACGCGATCTGCTGCTCCCTCGTCCAGCGCTGAACAGGATTGGGCACTAATTCACCTGCGTAATACAAATCATCTTCGCAGGGTGAAGAAAAGCGATCGTCGTATGGCTGACTCATCTTTCTGCTCCAATTCCCATCTAAATACAGAAATCCCTAAATGCCCTGTTTTCGCAATTCAATCTCAACCTGGGTAAGGAATGTCTCTTGTTCAAGTTGCGTATTCACTGGAAAGCGCTCCCAATCTGAACCAATCCGCAAATCAGCGAATAGCTGGTCATGATTTTGATGAAAGTGAAGAAAGGCATTCGATTTCCAGTAGAAGATTCCACGCTTTTTTTCTTTCAAGCCCTGATATTGACGAAGCTTTACCAGCAATTCTTCTAATCGGTCCAATGCCTTCGAGTCTGCGTGTTTCATCTCCTGGCTCCGATGATGTGTGCAGCTAGATTAAGGAGATTTGTTTTATTTTCAGCTATTTCACGGGAATTGCCAATCCTTATAGAACCTCAAAGCTCTGACTCTGGCAATTCCTGCAAAATCCTCGTGCTGCCTAATCCAAACAACTGCAATTCATCTTGTGCGCGAGCCATCGATACATAAAACTGTCGTCGTGCCATTGAAGCCTCTGCCGGATTGGAGTTGCGACAAGTCCGCAAATTGCTCCACGCACAGCAGTAGAACAACTTTGAATTGTAATCCTAGCAATGACAACGATGTAAGAGCTCGTATTCCAGGTTGAGCTATACTGTAGTTTCGTTTCGTATTATCATTCTCGGTAATCCAGTAACTTCTCAAGTCTGAATAAATTAATCGCTTCAGCATTTTATTAAATAACTCTTCGTCTCTCTCCAGATGCCACCGATACAAAATAGCAATATTGCCAGGTGCGTAACTTGATTCAGATAGCGATCGTATCTATTCGTTCAATGCCTCAACCGCTTCAGCCTTCGGCTCCGACAAATGCAACACAGGTTTTGCTCCTCTTCGCAGTGCTGCACTGGGTTCTACGATCGAGAAGGTCACATCACCGATTCGCCCCTTCACCCTTACCCCACTTGCTCTCGCACCCATGCCCGAACAGCTCGCCGCAACGCTAACCGTCCCTCAGAGCGATTTGCCTCAATCAATTGGGGTAAAGCAGCAATCTCCAATTGCGGAAAGATGCTGCTCCGTTCCACCTCAACATACTGTTCACCCTGGAGGCGATAGATCCTCAGTCTGCCACTGTCATAGCACCAGAGTTCTGGCACACCCAAGCGGGCATAGATCGGAAACCGCTCTAACGACTGACTCGTCACATCAATCTCCAATGCCAGATCGGGGGGTGGGTCTTGAGCCAGATCAAACTGCAATTTGCCGCGAATTCTGGCTTCATTCTGGAAATAGAAGCAGTTATCTGGCTCTAAGCCTGCTTGCTTTGCCTGTTTTCGCCAAGTGGTTGAACCGTAGCCCTCATAATTTAGGTCGAGCGTTTCTGCCATGTCCTTGATTGCATCACCGATCGTTTCCTTGAAATACTCGTGCTCTGGCAAAGGAGACATAATCTCTAACAGTCCATCACAATACGCTACCCGTTCACAGCGACGATCGCCCAACTCCTGCAAAATTGCCTCAAACTCCTTCCAACTGACCTCGCGTAGCAGCACCCGCTGCCCCGGTGGAACCTGAATTCGTTGAATCGGAATCTGCACGACCATACCCGTTTCCTCTCCAAGATTGGTGTCTCTGACTGCCCTGTTCTCCAATCTTAAGCGAACTGTTTGCTGATGCTGTCGGCATTCATGCTCCCATAGATGTCAAGTTCTGTTTGTGTTCTAAGCCCGGAACTTCTG from Cyanobacteria bacterium FACHB-DQ100 encodes the following:
- a CDS encoding phytanoyl-CoA dioxygenase family protein — encoded protein: MPNRQYPKVHQLSSELWGTEKLWVTMDRASFIPPRTMSRFPDPRLHWDLDPAKESGFVGGMLYLTDTPEERGAFRCAPQIYRSLEDWLNQQSSNFDYQSADLSEIPSIAIPGKAGDMVIWKPQLPHCAGVNLDCTPRATQYISMYKAGNEDDRQNAVSWWQQKRAPVWWRGLPTQQDPEPGEPATLTALGRKLVGLDPW
- a CDS encoding Uma2 family endonuclease, encoding MVVQIPIQRIQVPPGQRVLLREVSWKEFEAILQELGDRRCERVAYCDGLLEIMSPLPEHEYFKETIGDAIKDMAETLDLNYEGYGSTTWRKQAKQAGLEPDNCFYFQNEARIRGKLQFDLAQDPPPDLALEIDVTSQSLERFPIYARLGVPELWCYDSGRLRIYRLQGEQYVEVERSSIFPQLEIAALPQLIEANRSEGRLALRRAVRAWVREQVG
- a CDS encoding glutathione S-transferase, which codes for MITVHHLNNSRSQRILWLLEELELEYDIKYYDRDPKTLLAPASLRQVHPLGKSPVITDGTLIVAESGAIIEYLIEQYGQGRLAPPPGTPERLRYIYWLHYAEGSAMPPLLLKLVFDRIEQQPMPFFAKPIAHAIAKRTKETFIIPQITQHLNYLEADLEKSPWFVGNEFTAADIQMSFPIEAAVARGGLNASYPRLREFCDRIHSRPAYQRALERGGKFQLAS
- a CDS encoding phosphotransferase; this translates as MLSHSKVALEHHIAQWVTQTYAFKNSVNCELLDRPTLEKLIVRITVGKDYYWLRLYLGKPTSIEQLEEEASLVNELYAQGMQVAPPLRRQDGQFAGVLEITGNQLPGVLYANAIGVQETHLTVTQAEALGRLLAELHNHATTLRIKSRPTINYHFLAEEPLNYLAPWLGEKARSRVLAIAQEMRTIIWGNASALAVGFCHGDVHLENIKFQGTVPTLFDFESCGLSLCVYDLACYWRNRISTSSDQALRSQEWAAILQGYHTVRRLSAQELAAIPALATLRAIWVMALPAQPGATWGNDWLNDPDYIQAHLEGVEALAKVLST